Proteins co-encoded in one Streptococcus parauberis NCFD 2020 genomic window:
- a CDS encoding bacteriocin immunity protein, producing MKKKLTKDWLLENIYNLILDTNTPQSERELMLKAKMALENNDYYIPVAKELVSDISRLAINRKLSSETIAFYMALQKSPQLHNKIGPNTFLFF from the coding sequence ATGAAGAAGAAACTTACTAAAGATTGGTTGCTTGAAAATATCTACAATCTTATTTTAGACACTAACACACCTCAAAGTGAGCGAGAACTAATGCTAAAAGCCAAAATGGCACTAGAGAACAATGACTACTATATCCCAGTTGCAAAGGAACTAGTATCTGATATATCACGTTTAGCCATCAATAGAAAGTTATCAAGCGAAACTATTGCTTTTTATATGGCATTACAAAAAAGTCCACAATTACATAATAAGATAGGTCCTAATACATTTCTGTTTTTTTAG
- a CDS encoding magnesium transporter CorA family protein codes for MKEVTQDLFTVVMANADNPEDILFLKNKLQVDEEILTYASDKNELSHLEYNKDEHSLLLIYNVLDVSKQGHYYQTVPITFYVHQNRLITIYKDRSAYIVNQMATFLKKTDGQSLYKFLFTMLYVISKNYFPTVEKMNHERNRLNLLLRERTSKRELLELSDLETGLVYMVSSSKQNVLLLQQVKSLGAHLKLTDIEAEELDDAIIEAKQLLEMTQLSAQVLNQLEGTYNNVLNNELNDTMKILTLLSILLTIPSIVTGFFGINVPLPRGLTHNPIGWVMVILISVVLWFVMALILRVMMKYRKK; via the coding sequence TTGAAAGAAGTTACACAAGATTTATTTACAGTTGTTATGGCAAATGCTGATAACCCTGAGGATATCCTCTTTTTAAAAAATAAGTTACAAGTTGATGAAGAGATTTTGACTTATGCCTCTGACAAAAATGAGTTATCCCATTTAGAGTACAATAAGGACGAGCATAGTCTTCTCTTAATTTATAATGTTTTGGATGTATCCAAACAGGGTCATTATTATCAAACAGTTCCCATTACCTTTTATGTTCACCAAAATCGTTTGATTACGATTTATAAGGATCGCAGTGCTTACATTGTCAATCAAATGGCGACATTCTTGAAAAAAACGGATGGTCAAAGTCTTTATAAATTTCTATTTACCATGTTATATGTCATTTCAAAGAACTATTTTCCAACTGTTGAGAAGATGAACCATGAGCGCAATCGACTTAATCTATTGTTAAGGGAACGAACTAGTAAACGTGAATTACTGGAGTTGTCAGATTTAGAGACTGGTTTAGTCTATATGGTTTCGTCAAGTAAGCAAAACGTTTTGTTGCTTCAACAAGTCAAGAGCTTGGGTGCTCATCTGAAGTTGACTGATATTGAAGCAGAAGAGTTAGATGATGCCATCATTGAGGCCAAGCAGTTATTGGAAATGACCCAATTATCTGCTCAAGTCTTGAACCAGCTTGAAGGTACTTATAATAATGTCTTAAACAATGAGTTAAATGATACGATGAAAATCTTGACCTTATTGTCAATCCTTCTAACCATTCCAAGTATTGTAACTGGTTTCTTTGGGATTAATGTTCCACTTCCAAGAGGATTGACCCACAATCCGATTGGTTGGGTCATGGTTATTCTCATTTCAGTCGTTCTTTGGTTTGTGATGGCATTAATTTTAAGAGTCATGATGAAATATCGAAAAAAATGA
- the brnQ gene encoding branched-chain amino acid transport system II carrier protein, whose product MVKKGFLTGLLLFGIFFGAGNLIFPPALGVDSGTNFWPAILGFCLSGVGLAIITLLVGTLTNGGYKYEMDLKFSPWFSLGFLVLLYLTIGPLFAIPRTATVSFEVGLTPLVGHSQLALFIFTLIYFLAAFALAFRPNNILNSVGKILTPLFALLILLLVTIGALKYGHETSSVANAAYTASAFGSGILAGYNTLDALASVAFCLVAIETLKQFGFKSKQEYLSTIWVVGIVTSLAFSILYIGLGFLGNKFHIPADVLADPNVNKGAYVLAQASYSLFGPFGRIFLSLMVVLTCFTTTVGLIVSVSEFFDKHFSFANYKVFAVAFTIIGFLIANLGLNTVIQFSVPVLTLLYPIVIVMVIIILINKWLPLSKKGMSVTIGLVSFVSLLEVLAGLIKSQFLSNIVNAIPFHALSMGWLVPTVIGLVIALILPDKQLGQAFNLSRFQAEANEELS is encoded by the coding sequence ATGGTTAAAAAAGGTTTTCTAACAGGGTTACTTTTATTTGGAATATTTTTTGGAGCAGGTAACCTGATTTTCCCTCCTGCCTTAGGTGTTGATTCAGGTACCAATTTCTGGCCAGCAATTTTAGGATTCTGTCTATCAGGAGTAGGACTTGCCATTATTACCTTGCTTGTCGGAACCCTCACAAATGGAGGTTACAAGTATGAGATGGATTTAAAGTTTAGTCCATGGTTTTCATTAGGATTCCTTGTTTTACTTTATTTAACCATTGGCCCGCTATTTGCCATTCCTAGAACAGCAACTGTCTCTTTCGAAGTTGGACTAACGCCGCTTGTAGGACACAGTCAACTTGCCCTTTTCATCTTTACCCTAATCTATTTCTTGGCGGCATTTGCCTTGGCATTCCGACCAAACAACATTCTTAATAGTGTCGGTAAAATTTTAACACCCCTTTTTGCTTTATTAATTCTTTTATTAGTGACAATAGGTGCCCTGAAGTATGGTCATGAAACGAGTTCTGTAGCTAACGCGGCCTATACAGCCAGTGCATTTGGATCAGGAATCCTTGCTGGTTATAATACACTTGACGCTTTAGCCTCTGTCGCTTTCTGTTTGGTAGCAATTGAAACCCTCAAACAATTTGGTTTTAAGAGTAAACAAGAATATTTATCAACCATTTGGGTAGTTGGAATTGTAACCAGTTTGGCCTTCAGTATCTTATATATTGGACTAGGCTTCCTAGGTAACAAATTCCATATACCAGCTGATGTTTTAGCTGATCCAAATGTTAACAAAGGAGCATATGTTTTAGCCCAAGCCTCATATAGTTTATTTGGTCCTTTTGGACGTATCTTTTTAAGTTTGATGGTTGTGCTCACTTGTTTTACAACAACTGTTGGCTTAATTGTCTCTGTATCAGAGTTTTTTGATAAGCATTTCTCATTTGCTAATTATAAAGTATTTGCAGTTGCCTTTACGATTATTGGCTTCTTGATTGCAAATTTAGGCTTGAATACTGTGATTCAATTCTCTGTACCTGTTTTGACCTTACTTTACCCAATTGTGATTGTAATGGTCATCATTATTTTAATCAACAAATGGTTGCCTTTATCTAAAAAAGGGATGTCGGTGACTATTGGTTTGGTCAGCTTTGTTTCACTTCTAGAGGTTTTAGCAGGTTTAATTAAATCACAATTCTTATCAAACATAGTAAATGCTATTCCTTTCCATGCTCTGTCAATGGGCTGGTTGGTGCCAACAGTGATTGGTTTAGTGATTGCTTTGATTCTGCCAGATAAGCAATTGGGTCAAGCATTTAATCTTTCTCGTTTCCAAGCGGAAGCTAATGAAGAACTATCATAA